From one Rosa rugosa chromosome 4, drRosRugo1.1, whole genome shotgun sequence genomic stretch:
- the LOC133742843 gene encoding protein KINESIN LIGHT CHAIN-RELATED 3 has product MPAIVEGVVNESSGNSPPHKENLAVNRSPKSTLNAHSPPSMGTDHPVEGAVDTSIEQLYENVCDMQSSDQSPSRRSFRSDGEESRIDSELRHLVGGEMREVEIMEEEVHSKPVDDSRSESSSKKEGSSIGRKSGKIDKPQSPSTKSTSPRNSKKSARMQVDSETSSKSVSKGKSPDKPPLRKHSDKTLPKPVGATPVKKNRKSPSGGSKLQTGTEDSAESGLNPDLGPFLLKQARDLISSGDNPQKALELALRATKSFELCANGKPCLELVMCLHVTSAIYCSLGQYSEAIPVLERSIEISPIEEGQDHALAKFAGHMQLGDTYAMLGQLENSLAHYTTGLEIQKQILGETDPRVGETCRYLAEAHVQALQFEEAQRLCQIALDTHKENGSPASLEEAADRRLMGLICETKGDHEAALEHLVLASMAMVANGQEVEVASVDSSIGDTYLSLSRYDEAVFAYQKALNVFKTTKGENHPSVGSVFIRLADLYNRTGKVKESVSYCENALRIYEKPMPGVPPEEMASGLTDIAAIYESMNELEQAVKLLQKALKIYNDAPGQQSTVAGIEAQMGVMNYMLGNYSESYESFKNAITKLRATGEKKSAFFGIVLNQMGLACVQRYDINEAQEFFEEARTVLEQECGPYHPDTLGVYSNLAGTYDAVGRLDDAIELLEFVVGMREEKLGTANPDVDDEKRRLADLLKETGKVRNRKARSLENLLDANSHGINNDGIKV; this is encoded by the exons ATGCCTGCAATTGTTGAAGGGGTGGTGAATGAATCGAGTGGGAATTCTCCACCTCACAAGGAAAACTTGGCGGTGAATAGATCCCCGAAAAGTACTCTGAATGCACATAGCCCTCCGAGTATGGGAACTGATCATCCGGTTGAGGGGGCAGTTGACACCTCAATTGAGCAGCTTTATGAGAATGTGTGTGACATGCAGAGTTCTGATCAGTCACCTTCAAGGCGTAGTTTTCGATCAGATGGGGAGGAGTCTAGGATTGATTCCGAGTTGCGCCATCTTGTTGGAGGAGAGATGAGGGAGGTGGAGATAATGGAAGAGGAGGTGCATTCAAAGCCAGTGGATGATTCTCGTAGTGAGTCAAGTTCCAAGAAGGAAGGTTCGTCCATTGGTAGAAAGTCAGGAAAGATTGATAAGCCTCAATCTCCAAGTACAAAATCCACTTCTCCACGCAACTCAAAGAAAAGTGCTCGCATGCAGGTCGACTCCGAGACTTCATCAAAATCAGTTTCCAAGGGAAAAAGTCCTGACAAACCTCCCCTGCGTAAGCATAGTGATAAGACTCTACCAAAACCTGTGGGAGCCACTCCTGTTAAGAAAAACAGGAAATCACCTTCTGGAGGGTCAAAGTTGCAGACTGGAACTGAGGATTCAGCTGAATCAGGACTTAATCCGGACCTCGGGCCATTTTTGTTAAAGCAAGCAAGGGATTTGATTTCTTCTGGGGATAATCCCCAGAAAGCTCTTGAGTTAGCCCTTCGAGCTACAAAATCGTTTGAACTATGTGCAAATGGGAAACCCTGCTTAGAGCTAGTAATGTGTTTGCATGTTACATCGGCAATTTACTGTAGCTTAGGCCAGTACAGTGAGGCAATTCCGGTTCTTGAGCGCTCAATTGAGATTTCACCCATTGAGGAAGGCCAAGATCATGCCCTTGCTAAATTTGCTGGTCACATGCAGTTGGGTGATACTTATGCTATGCTGGGCCAACTTGAAAATTCACTTGCGCATTAcacaactggattggaaattcagAAACAAATTTTGGGAGAAACGGATCCAAGAGTTGGTGAAACTTGTAGATATCTGGCTGAAGCTCATGTTCAAGCATTACAATTTGAGGAGGCTCAAAGGCTTTGCCAGATAGCTCTTGACACTCACAAAGAGAATGGTTCCCCAGCTTCTTTGGAAGAGGCAGCAGATAGGAGACTCATGGGTCTTATATGTGAAACAAAGGGAGATCATGAAGCAGCTCTTGAGCATCTTGTTTTAGCCAGCATGGCTATGGTGGCAAATGGCCAGGAAGTGGAGGTAGCTTCTGTTGACAGCAGCATTGGAGACACATACTTATCCTTGTCTCGTTATGATGAGGCTGTTTTTGCTTATCAGAAGGCACTGAATGTGTTCAAGACCACTAAAGGAGAGAATCATCCATCTGTTGGTTCAGTTTTCATCCGTCTGGCAGATTTGTATAACAGGACAGGGAAAGTTAAGGAATCAGTATCATACTGTGAGAATGCTCTTCGAATTTATGAAAAGCCCATGCCCGGAGTCCCTCCTGAGGAAATGGCAAGTGGTCTCACAGATATTGCAGCTATCTATGAATCAATGAATGAGCTCGAGCAGGCAGTCAAGTTGTTACAGAAGGCGTTAAAAATATACAATGATGCCCCTGGTCAGCAAAGCACAGTAGCAGGGATAGAAGCCCAAATGGGGGTCATGAACTACATGTTGGGGAATTATTCTGAATCTTACGAGTCCTTCAAGAATGCCATCACAAAGCTCCGCGCTACTGGAGAAAAGAAATCTGCCTTCTTTGGGATTGTTCTGAACCAAATGGGGCTTGCTTGTGTACAACGTTATGATATAAATGAAGCTCAAGAATTCTTTGAAGAAGCCAGAACTGTTTTGGAGCAAGAGTGTGGGCCATATCACCCTGATACACTTGGCGTATATAGCAATCTTGCAGGCACTTATGATGCAGTTGGAAG GTTGGATGATGCAATTGAACTGTTGGAATTTGTTGTTGGGATGAGGGAAGAAAAGCTAGGGACAGCTAATCCTGATGTGGATGATGAGAAAAGAAGGTTGGCCGACTTATTGAAAGAAACAGGCAAAGTTCGGAACAGAAAAGCCAGATCACTAGAGAACCTCCTTGATGCCAACTCTCATGGTATAAACAATGATGGAATCAAGGTATGA
- the LOC133742914 gene encoding pentatricopeptide repeat-containing protein At1g05750, chloroplastic-like produces MAAVAVRVRPQGSCLSEPLHCCYKFRGGATTTPCSVSFASKFQSLCCKSQLLGKSNSRGGFSGIDVVSGGELIKRYVENGNCEDAIVVYVEMLQLGLPVAEEFHFFPILIKAFGGFCDAGKAREIHGHVLKLGVLGDVYDANSILGVYWKCGEVEDAVQMFEKMPERDLVSWNTMISGFCHSRDYVSSLGMFSRMVRGDHWVLPNRVASLSALTSCSSLHSLVHGREIHGFALKRWLHADQFMVSGLIDMYMKCGDVRNAECVYRSVIGEACIRGNTVIWNVMISGYVSNGCWPQAVELFLQMLAIGLLPDTSTMVAITGLCSQLMDLAFGKQIHKFCLSTQLNITDVRVETALMDMYFKCGDSTTGLEIFRRSLNRNMVMWGAAISNFAQSSHPREALNLFHDYILEYGFVDSVIILAVLRACSSLAVKSIGMEIHGLLVKLGFDSDHFVASALVDFYAKTRDIESAQKVFHRLPARDLVSWNALISGYTQNEYLDEALKAFLDMQLEEIRPNTVTVASILSVCAQLSIMMLCKEVHGYLLRQEFESNVLVSNSLMTTYAKCGDIKSSRSVFVKMPERNLVSWNSILLGLGMHGHADETFALFEKMEAAGLEPDHATFTALLSACSHAGRIEEGLKYFQCMVEVYKIEPQLEQYTCMVDLLGRAGHLKQAYDIISTMPCASDDRIWGSLLGSCKIHGDERLAEVVADHIFKLDPTNIGYRTLLANLYEDYGKWNEVTRVRSDIKGVGLKKTPGCSWIEVDNNLHTFTAGDHSHNESEEIYFTIENLTTEIRKAGYIPQLLTVGEGLDEVLDEDLTSSRDKGLLFLVASTNNHQQVSI; encoded by the coding sequence ATGGCTGCTGTGGCTGTGAGAGTGAGACCACAAGGCTCGTGTTTATCGGAGCCATTACACTGCTGCTACAAGTTCAGAGGTGGTGCTACAACGACGCCTTGCTCAGTTTCTTTTgcttcaaagtttcaatctttatgTTGCAAATCACAGTTGCTGGGGAAATCGAATTCCAGAGGTGGGTTTTCCGGGATTGATGTTGTTTCGGGCGGTGAGCTGATCAAGAGGTACGTTGAGAATGGGAATTGCGAGGATGCGATAGTGGTTTATGTTGAAATGCTTCAACTTGGTTTGCCTGTAGCTGAGGAATTTCACTTCTTTCCGATTTTGATTAAGGCCTTTGGGGGGTTCTGTGATGCGGGCAAGGCTAGGGAGATTCATGGGCATGTGTTGAAATTGGGGGTTTTGGGCGATGTTTACGATGCCAATTCGATTTTGGGGGTTTATTGGAAATGTGGGGAGGTTGAGGATGCGGTTCAGATGTTTGAGAAAATGCCCGAGAGGGATTTGGTGTCCTGGAATACAATGATATCTGGGTTTTGCCATTCACGGGATTATGTGAGCTCGTTGGGGATGTTTAGTCGGATGGTTCGGGGGGATCATTGGGTGTTGCCTAATCGGGTGGCTTCCCTTTCGGCTCTCACTTCGTGCTCTTCCCTTCACTCTTTGGTTCATGGCAGAGAGATTCATGGCTTTGCTCTGAAGCGCTGGCTGCATGCTGATCAGTTTATGGTTAGTGGGTTGATTGATATGTACATGAAATGTGGGGATGTGAGGAATGCGGAATGTGTTTATAGGAGCGTTATTGGTGAAGCCTGTATTAGAGGAAATACAGTGATATGGAATGTGATGATTTCGGGCTATGTCTCTAATGGGTGTTGGCCGCAGGCGGTGGAGTTGTTTCTACAGATGTTGGCCATTGGGTTGTTACCCGATACTTCCACAATGGTGGCCATTACAGGTTTGTGCTCTCAGCTAATGGATTTAGCATTCGGAAAGCAGATCCATAAATTCTGTTTGAGCACTCAATTGAACATCACTGATGTACGAGTTGAAACAGCTCTTATGGACATGTATTTCAAATGTGGTGATAGTACAACTGGTCTTGAAATCTTCAGAAGGTCCCTCAATCGTAACATGGTCATGTGGGGCGCCGCCATCTCAAATTTTGCTCAAAGTAGTCATCCTCGTGAGGCATTGAATCTGTTTCATGACTATATTTTAGAATATGGCTTTGTGGATTCTGTCATAATCTTGGCTGTTCTGCGGGCTTGTTCATCCCTGGCTGTTAAGTCTATAGGGATGGAAATTCATGGGCTACTAGTGAAATTGGGGTTTGATTCAGACCATTTTGTTGCCAGTGCATTAGTTGATTTTTATGCAAAAACCAGAGATATTGAGTCTGCTCAAAAAGTATTTCACAGACTACCAGCTAGAGATTTGGTGTCATGGAATGCCTTGATATCCGGATATACTCAGAATGAGTATCTAGATGAAGCTTTAAAGGCATTCCTTGACATGCAACTTGAAGAAATTAGACCTAATACTGTGACAGTTGCTAGTATTCTGTCAGTTTGTGCTCAGTTGTCAATCATGATGTTGTGTAAGGAGGTTCACGGTTACCTATTACGGCAAGAATTTGAGTCCAATGTTCTTGTGAGCAATTCCCTGATGACTACCTATGCAAAATGTGGAGACATAAAGAGCTCAAGGAGTGTGTTTGTGAAAATGCCTGAAAGAAATTTAGTTTCATGGAACTCAATTCTTCTGGGGTTAGGAATGCATGGCCATGCAGATGAAACATTTGCTTTATTTGAAAAAATGGAAGCGGCAGGATTGGAGCCTGATCATGCAACTTTTACAGCTCTTCTTTCTGCTTGCAGCCATGCAGGGAGGATAGAAGAGGGGCTGAAGTATTTTCAGTGTATGGTAGAAGTTTACAAAATTGAGCCTCAACTTGAACAGTACACCTGCATGGTTGATCTTTTAGGCCGAGCTGGCCATCTAAAGCAAGCATATGATATTATTTCAACAATGCCTTGTGCCTCAGATGATCGTATATGGGGATCATTGCTTGGATCATGCAAAATTCATGGTGATGAAAGACTGGCAGAAGTTGTGGCTGATCATATCTTTAAACTGGATCCTACTAATATTGGCTACCGTACACTTCTTGCAAATTTGTACGAAGATTATGGGAAATGGAATGAAGTTACCAGGGTTAGATCAGACATCAAAGGTGTGGGACTCAAGAAAACGCCTGGGTGTAGTTGGATTGAAGTTGATAACAATCTCCATACCTTTACTGCGGGTGATCATTCTCATAATGAGTCAGAGGAGATATATTTTACAATAGAAAATCTGACAACTGAAATTAGGAAGGCAGGATATATCCCTCAATTACTGACTGTGGGTGAGGGGCTTGATGAGGTTCTTGATGAAGATCTTACATCATCTAGGGACAAGGGTTTGTTGTTTCTGGTTGCAAGTACAAACAATCACCAACAAGTTTCAATATAA
- the LOC133742915 gene encoding uncharacterized protein LOC133742915 isoform X1, which translates to MAEIAPANFVDQSVVPGDVVLDLTKMANQTIKLGGGLRQDCDAIAAMKAGTLRFSKPNKYWVETSQKRYVPCVEDSVLGIVVDSKADNFLVDIKGPSLAFLPVLAFEGGTRRNIPKFEVGTLLYVRVVKANPGMNPELSCTDAGGKAAEYGPLKDGYMFECSTGLSRMLLSSPTCPVLAALGRNISFEIAVGLNGRVWVNATEADKVIIVANAIMNSESLSGVQQIGMVDKLLKKINDLAT; encoded by the exons ATGGCCGAGATAGCGCCGGCGAACTTCGTAGACCAATCAGTC GTTCCGGGAGATGTGGTTCTTGACCTAACAAAAATGGCGAACCAGACCATCAAACTGGGCGGCGGTCTCCGGCAGGACTGCGATGCAATAGCTGCGATGAAGGCCGGAACATTGAGGTTCTCAAAGCCCAACAAGTACTGGGTCGAAACGTCCCAGAAACGG TATGTGCCTTGTGTGGAGGATTCTGTTCTTGGAATCGTGGTGGACTCTAAAGCAGAT AATTTTCTGGTGGACATTAAAGGGCCTTCGCTGGCGTTTTTGCCCGTGCTTGCTTTCGAAGGAGGAACCAGGAGAAACATACCAAAGTTTGAG GTAGGTACATTGCTTTATGTTCGGGTCGTGAAGGCAAACCCTGGTATGAACCCTGAGTTGTCATGCACTGATG CCGGTGGAAAAGCAGCAGAGTATGGTCCCCTTAAAGATGGCTACATGTTTGAATGCTCAACTGGCCTTTCAAGAAT GCTGCTGAGTTCACCAACATGTCCAGTTCTTGCAGCACTTGGGAGGAACATCTCCTTTGAAATAGCAGTTGGTTTAAATGGCCGTGTTTGG GTGAACGCCACTGAAGCAGATAAGGTGATCATAGTTGCTAATGCAATTATGAACTCGGAGTCCCTTAGTGGGGTACAGCAGATTGGTATGGTGGATAAACTTTTGAAGAAGATCAATGACTTAGCAA CATGA
- the LOC133742915 gene encoding uncharacterized protein LOC133742915 isoform X3 — MAEIAPANFVDQSVVPGDVVLDLTKMANQTIKLGGGLRQDCDAIAAMKAGTLRFSKPNKYWVETSQKRYVPCVEDSVLGIVVDSKADNFLVDIKGPSLAFLPVLAFEGGTRRNIPKFEVGTLLYVRVVKANPGMNPELSCTDAGGKAAEYGPLKDGYMFECSTGLSRMLLSSPTCPVLAALGRNISFEIAVGLNGRVWVNATEADKVIIVANAIMNSESLSGVQQIA, encoded by the exons ATGGCCGAGATAGCGCCGGCGAACTTCGTAGACCAATCAGTC GTTCCGGGAGATGTGGTTCTTGACCTAACAAAAATGGCGAACCAGACCATCAAACTGGGCGGCGGTCTCCGGCAGGACTGCGATGCAATAGCTGCGATGAAGGCCGGAACATTGAGGTTCTCAAAGCCCAACAAGTACTGGGTCGAAACGTCCCAGAAACGG TATGTGCCTTGTGTGGAGGATTCTGTTCTTGGAATCGTGGTGGACTCTAAAGCAGAT AATTTTCTGGTGGACATTAAAGGGCCTTCGCTGGCGTTTTTGCCCGTGCTTGCTTTCGAAGGAGGAACCAGGAGAAACATACCAAAGTTTGAG GTAGGTACATTGCTTTATGTTCGGGTCGTGAAGGCAAACCCTGGTATGAACCCTGAGTTGTCATGCACTGATG CCGGTGGAAAAGCAGCAGAGTATGGTCCCCTTAAAGATGGCTACATGTTTGAATGCTCAACTGGCCTTTCAAGAAT GCTGCTGAGTTCACCAACATGTCCAGTTCTTGCAGCACTTGGGAGGAACATCTCCTTTGAAATAGCAGTTGGTTTAAATGGCCGTGTTTGG GTGAACGCCACTGAAGCAGATAAGGTGATCATAGTTGCTAATGCAATTATGAACTCGGAGTCCCTTAGTGGGGTACAGCAGATTG CATGA
- the LOC133742915 gene encoding uncharacterized protein LOC133742915 isoform X2, with translation MAEIAPANFVDQSVVPGDVVLDLTKMANQTIKLGGGLRQDCDAIAAMKAGTLRFSKPNKYWVETSQKRYVPCVEDSVLGIVVDSKADNFLVDIKGPSLAFLPVLAFEGGTRRNIPKFEVGTLLYVRVVKANPAGGKAAEYGPLKDGYMFECSTGLSRMLLSSPTCPVLAALGRNISFEIAVGLNGRVWVNATEADKVIIVANAIMNSESLSGVQQIGMVDKLLKKINDLAT, from the exons ATGGCCGAGATAGCGCCGGCGAACTTCGTAGACCAATCAGTC GTTCCGGGAGATGTGGTTCTTGACCTAACAAAAATGGCGAACCAGACCATCAAACTGGGCGGCGGTCTCCGGCAGGACTGCGATGCAATAGCTGCGATGAAGGCCGGAACATTGAGGTTCTCAAAGCCCAACAAGTACTGGGTCGAAACGTCCCAGAAACGG TATGTGCCTTGTGTGGAGGATTCTGTTCTTGGAATCGTGGTGGACTCTAAAGCAGAT AATTTTCTGGTGGACATTAAAGGGCCTTCGCTGGCGTTTTTGCCCGTGCTTGCTTTCGAAGGAGGAACCAGGAGAAACATACCAAAGTTTGAG GTAGGTACATTGCTTTATGTTCGGGTCGTGAAGGCAAACCCTG CCGGTGGAAAAGCAGCAGAGTATGGTCCCCTTAAAGATGGCTACATGTTTGAATGCTCAACTGGCCTTTCAAGAAT GCTGCTGAGTTCACCAACATGTCCAGTTCTTGCAGCACTTGGGAGGAACATCTCCTTTGAAATAGCAGTTGGTTTAAATGGCCGTGTTTGG GTGAACGCCACTGAAGCAGATAAGGTGATCATAGTTGCTAATGCAATTATGAACTCGGAGTCCCTTAGTGGGGTACAGCAGATTGGTATGGTGGATAAACTTTTGAAGAAGATCAATGACTTAGCAA CATGA
- the LOC133745579 gene encoding transcription factor WER-like — translation MEGGGRNHGYKKGLWTAEEDRILTEYIKVHGKGKWNRVTKVTGLKRCGKSCRLRWMNYLSPTVKRGDFSEEENDLIIRLHNLLGNRWSLIAGRVPGRTDNQVKNHWNSHLSKKLGVANNYKGVKSKAKSRSRSHSSSSTTTTSSDQQASSPKEQSNSAELQQQPLPDSNSDGYGEAAAPARHGCDDDHGQEMMISRDSGVGFSGMWETMMMGSNNNCDQGSFWFYNNNQDDLNLYNPNYFMDPSLDHHHLHNYSYSIFEDIGF, via the exons ATGGAAGGTGGTGGAAGGAATCATGGATATAAGAAAGGTCTATGGACAGCGGAGGAAGACAGAATTCTAACCGAGTATATCAAAGTCCATGGAAAAGGCAAGTGGAATCGAGTCACCAAAGTCACAG GATTGAAGAGGTGTGGGAAAAGCTGCAGATTGAGGTGGATGAACTATCTGAGCCCCACCGTGAAGCGTGGCGACTTCTCTGAGGAAGAAAACGATCTCATCATTCGCCTCCATAACCTCCTCGGAAACAG GTGGTCTCTGATAGCCGGACGGGTTCCGGGAAGAACCGACAACCAAGTAAAGAACCACTGGAATTCTCATTTGAGCAAAAAGCTCGGCGTGGCCAACAACTACAAAGGTGTAAAGAGCAAAGCCAAGAGTAGAAGTAGAAGTCatagtagtagtagtactaCTACTACTTCCTCAGACCAACAAGCAAGTAGTCCAAAAGAACAGTCCAACTCTGCAGAGCTACAGCAGCAGCCACTACCTGATTCGAATAGCGACGGCTATGGTGAAGCAGCAGCACCAGCTCGCCATGGATGTGATGATGATCATGGTCAGGAGATGATGATCAGCCGAGATAGTGGTGTTGGGTTCAGTGGGATGTGGGAGACGATGATGATGGGTAGCAATAACAACTGTGATCAGGGCTCCTTTTGGTTTTACAATAATAATCAGGATGACCTAAATCTCTACAATCCTAATTATTTCATGGACCCTAGTCTagatcatcaccatcttcataACTACTCTTATTCAATTTTTGAGGACATCGGCTTCTAG